In a genomic window of Methylovirgula sp. 4M-Z18:
- the apaG gene encoding Co2+/Mg2+ efflux protein ApaG: protein MYSKTTGDIEVLVTPEYLPDHSDPAEDRYVWAYTIEIVNHGSVEVQLLSRHWLITDGHGHRQEVRGPGVVGEQPVLSPRTRFRYTSGCPLTTPSGIMVGSYQMIDANGHRFDIAIPAFSLDLPDAKPVLN from the coding sequence ATGTACAGCAAGACGACAGGCGACATCGAGGTTCTCGTGACACCCGAATATCTGCCGGATCATTCCGATCCCGCGGAGGATCGTTATGTTTGGGCGTATACGATCGAAATCGTCAATCATGGCAGCGTCGAAGTGCAGCTCTTGTCGCGCCATTGGCTGATCACCGACGGGCACGGCCATCGCCAGGAGGTGCGCGGCCCAGGCGTGGTCGGCGAACAGCCAGTGCTCTCGCCGCGTACGCGGTTCCGTTACACGTCGGGCTGTCCGCTCACGACGCCGAGCGGCATCATGGTCGGCAGCTATCAAATGATCGATGCCAACGGCCATCGCTTCGACATCGCGATTCCGGCTTTTTCGCTCGATCTGCCCGATGCGAAGCCGGTGCTGAATTGA
- a CDS encoding Crp/Fnr family transcriptional regulator: MALDLFNYSNPRANVLTDDNTILSHFSDAEWTELLKVMERRRFAPGTLILEAGSSDRTLYIIAAGDVDVVATTTAGVQHLAVIGEGSVFGEMAFFDGGPRSADILARGEVEVLALQQDRFEQLVAWHPRIATKLLMDLGRVLSRRLRHVNQLV; encoded by the coding sequence TTGGCCCTTGATCTCTTTAACTACAGCAATCCGCGCGCCAACGTCTTGACCGACGACAATACGATTTTGTCGCATTTCAGCGATGCCGAATGGACGGAATTGCTGAAAGTGATGGAGCGGCGGCGTTTTGCGCCGGGCACGCTCATCCTTGAGGCGGGGAGCAGCGACCGCACCCTCTATATCATTGCCGCCGGCGACGTGGACGTCGTCGCCACGACCACGGCCGGTGTGCAGCATCTCGCCGTGATCGGCGAGGGATCGGTGTTTGGCGAAATGGCGTTTTTCGACGGCGGCCCACGCTCGGCGGATATTCTGGCCCGCGGCGAGGTCGAGGTCCTGGCATTGCAGCAGGACCGTTTCGAACAGCTCGTCGCCTGGCATCCGCGCATCGCCACCAAATTGCTGATGGATCTGGGACGCGTGCTCAGCCGCCGTCTCCGCCACGTCAACCAACTTGTCTAG
- a CDS encoding Na/Pi cotransporter family protein: MNATQLLLHMMGSVALLYWGIRMVRTGATRAFGAALRRMIAACSRSRVAALTTGATITAVIQSSMATSLLTSALIGRGQLSLSVGLAIMLGANVGTTLAAQILSFDVKAVWAVLVFVGVALHTASEAGKLKGLGRMAIGLGLIMLGLTHIDLAVTPLTQSAAFKMVLGSMSGAPVIAVLVAALITWAVHSSLSVVLIVMALAAAGALPIPAALALVLGANLGGAFTPYVEQSAAAPAVRRLPLGNLIVRLVVALPLLAVLGPVAGGLGLMESAPARVVINFHTAYNVLAAILALPFCDALANLCSRLLPDPPQQAETVGPRYLDENVLDQPPVALADALREVLHVGDKIEVMLRNAILVLENDDQKLMKQVASADDEVDTLYEAIKHYLMQISRSELSEDEAQRYVDILAFATNLEHMGDIIDKNLMELAAKKIKNQLSFSAEGIADIRRVHAHVVSNLRLALNIFTTGNITLARRLIAEKVALRDIERVAADKHFARLREGRIETVQTSSIHLDVLRDLKRINSHITSVAYQILDAAGELQGSRLKGDLE; this comes from the coding sequence GTGAACGCTACTCAACTTCTGCTGCACATGATGGGCAGCGTCGCGCTGCTCTACTGGGGGATCCGCATGGTGCGCACCGGCGCCACGCGCGCGTTCGGCGCCGCCTTGCGACGGATGATTGCCGCTTGCAGCCGCAGCCGCGTGGCCGCGTTGACGACCGGCGCCACGATCACGGCGGTCATCCAATCGTCGATGGCCACGTCGCTGCTCACCTCGGCGCTCATCGGGCGCGGACAATTGTCGCTTAGCGTCGGCCTCGCCATCATGCTCGGCGCCAATGTCGGCACGACCTTGGCCGCACAGATCCTGTCCTTCGACGTCAAAGCGGTCTGGGCGGTGCTGGTTTTTGTCGGGGTCGCACTGCATACGGCGAGCGAGGCCGGCAAGCTCAAAGGCCTTGGCCGCATGGCGATCGGCCTCGGTCTGATCATGCTCGGCCTCACTCATATCGACCTTGCCGTGACGCCGCTGACCCAATCCGCCGCCTTTAAAATGGTGCTCGGCAGCATGTCCGGCGCGCCGGTCATCGCCGTTTTGGTCGCAGCGCTGATCACCTGGGCCGTGCATTCGAGCCTTAGCGTCGTGCTGATCGTGATGGCGCTTGCCGCGGCCGGCGCGCTGCCGATACCGGCAGCGCTCGCCCTGGTGCTCGGCGCCAATCTCGGCGGTGCCTTCACCCCTTATGTCGAACAATCGGCCGCGGCCCCCGCCGTGCGGCGGTTGCCGCTGGGCAATCTGATCGTCCGCCTCGTGGTCGCCCTGCCGCTCCTGGCGGTGCTCGGGCCGGTTGCCGGCGGGCTCGGCCTGATGGAATCCGCACCGGCTCGTGTCGTGATCAATTTCCACACCGCCTACAATGTGCTTGCCGCGATCCTCGCGCTGCCGTTCTGCGATGCCTTGGCCAATCTGTGCAGCCGTCTTTTGCCCGATCCGCCGCAGCAGGCGGAAACCGTCGGGCCGCGCTATCTCGATGAGAACGTGCTCGACCAACCGCCCGTAGCTTTGGCCGATGCGCTGCGCGAGGTGCTGCATGTCGGCGACAAGATCGAGGTGATGTTGCGCAACGCCATTCTGGTCCTGGAAAACGACGACCAGAAGCTGATGAAACAGGTCGCGTCGGCCGACGACGAGGTCGACACATTATACGAAGCGATCAAGCATTATCTCATGCAGATCTCGCGCAGCGAATTGTCGGAGGACGAGGCGCAGCGCTATGTCGATATTCTCGCTTTCGCGACCAATCTCGAACATATGGGCGATATTATCGACAAGAATCTGATGGAGCTCGCGGCCAAGAAGATCAAGAATCAGCTGAGCTTTTCCGCCGAGGGAATCGCCGATATCCGGCGCGTTCATGCCCATGTCGTGTCGAACTTGCGTCTGGCGCTCAACATCTTCACGACCGGCAACATCACGCTCGCCCGCCGGCTAATCGCCGAAAAGGTGGCGCTGCGCGATATCGAGCGGGTCGCCGCGGACAAGCATTTCGCGCGTCTGCGCGAGGGCCGGATCGAAACGGTGCAGACAAGTTCGATCCATCTCGACGTCTTACGCGATTTGAAGCGGATCAACAGCCACATCACTTCGGTCGCCTATCAGATTCTCGATGCCGCGGGCGAGCTCCAGGGGTCGCGGTTGAAGGGCGATCTGGAATAA
- a CDS encoding FAD-dependent oxidoreductase: MSVAAAGKLFVNYTKMPRRIPLAVWVALRTLVLAGTIGLAVVLTLWPEIGLRLFWGLAIPVLPGVFALAPGVWRQVCPMATLNQMPRQGGFTQGRDLPEQAKTWAFAIAVAFFFGTIALRAPLLNASPALVAIGIVLVLALAFLGGLVFKGRSGWCGTFCPLGPIQRDYGHAPLAVVRNGFCDTCLGCQKNCYDFNPRAAVFSDLYDEDPRYSGQRRFFMAMMPGVILGYFLQDQAPAYGPWVQFAILVGTTMGSVGLYQMLTGFLGLNLFRTANLFAAAALALFYVFSGPTIVKTLSALADVAVPQALIDASRATGLVIAGLVIYQGWRNEYAYEEMARAANHLQVDQSGHSLRERLATAGAAQVLEKSSGTSFSVAPNQTLLDAMEAARIKINFGCRSGLCGADAVAIHEGSGNLSPPGEDETATLRRLGLEGKARLACMCQVRGPVTVDTNLQKAAASAVMASDTEDRAAALGIRHVVIIGNGVAGLGVAEALRRKSASVEITVITGESHHFYNRMAIGRVIYGRSAMDGLHLLPDAWYKDNRVDVWRNTIATAVDREARQLHLGTGETLPYDRLVLATGAHAASPGPEYSRYTNAFVLRAASDAEAVRAFAQARRARRAVVIGGGVLGVEAADALHHLGLDVVLLQRSGRLMDRQLDSTGAVRLTQYLNNIGIEVVHNAVVASFSGETELEQIALSDGTIITGDLFIACVGIVPNIELAKSCGLATGRGIVVDAHMATADPAIFAVGDVAELPGAPGGLWPVGAAQATAVVSTMLGAPQAYEVPRLLVQLKCDGIDLRSYGMLEAQAGDEVISAPPAETAWWSFILRDREVTGAVFVGPPGSGRVFTRALQARCDLTPVLPDLREGRLEALARVL; the protein is encoded by the coding sequence ATGTCTGTTGCGGCGGCGGGTAAGCTTTTTGTCAATTATACGAAAATGCCACGGCGCATCCCGCTCGCGGTGTGGGTTGCGTTGCGTACTCTCGTGCTGGCCGGCACCATCGGCCTCGCCGTTGTGCTGACCCTTTGGCCCGAGATCGGCTTGCGGCTTTTCTGGGGTTTGGCCATTCCGGTGCTGCCGGGCGTCTTCGCACTGGCGCCAGGCGTGTGGCGGCAAGTCTGCCCGATGGCGACGCTCAACCAGATGCCGCGCCAAGGCGGTTTCACCCAAGGGCGCGATCTGCCGGAGCAGGCGAAAACTTGGGCTTTCGCAATCGCCGTTGCCTTTTTCTTCGGCACGATCGCATTGCGTGCGCCCTTACTGAATGCAAGCCCCGCGCTGGTGGCGATCGGCATCGTTCTCGTTTTGGCACTCGCCTTTCTCGGCGGCCTCGTCTTCAAGGGACGCAGCGGCTGGTGCGGAACATTCTGTCCGCTCGGACCGATCCAGCGTGATTACGGTCATGCGCCCCTTGCCGTAGTTCGTAACGGCTTTTGCGACACCTGCCTCGGTTGTCAGAAGAATTGTTACGATTTCAATCCGCGCGCAGCGGTCTTCAGCGATCTTTATGATGAAGATCCGCGCTATTCCGGCCAGCGCCGTTTTTTCATGGCGATGATGCCGGGCGTCATCCTCGGATATTTTCTGCAGGACCAGGCGCCGGCTTATGGCCCATGGGTTCAATTTGCTATTCTCGTCGGAACCACGATGGGCAGCGTCGGCCTTTATCAGATGCTGACCGGGTTCCTGGGCCTCAATCTGTTTCGCACCGCCAATCTCTTTGCGGCGGCGGCGCTCGCACTGTTTTATGTCTTTAGCGGCCCCACCATTGTCAAAACCTTATCGGCCCTCGCCGATGTCGCCGTGCCGCAGGCCTTGATTGATGCGAGCCGTGCGACGGGCCTGGTCATTGCCGGACTCGTCATCTATCAGGGCTGGCGCAATGAATACGCCTATGAAGAGATGGCGCGCGCTGCCAATCATCTGCAAGTCGATCAAAGCGGCCACAGCCTGCGCGAGCGTCTCGCGACCGCCGGCGCCGCGCAAGTGCTCGAAAAAAGCTCCGGCACATCCTTTTCCGTCGCGCCCAATCAAACCCTGCTCGATGCGATGGAAGCGGCGCGCATCAAGATCAATTTCGGCTGCCGTTCGGGGCTTTGCGGCGCTGACGCGGTCGCCATACATGAAGGCAGCGGCAATCTTTCGCCTCCTGGCGAAGACGAGACCGCGACGCTGCGTCGGCTCGGCCTCGAAGGCAAAGCGCGGCTCGCCTGCATGTGCCAGGTGCGCGGGCCGGTAACGGTCGACACCAATCTGCAAAAAGCCGCGGCATCGGCCGTGATGGCGAGTGACACGGAGGACCGTGCTGCCGCGCTCGGCATTCGCCATGTCGTCATTATCGGCAACGGCGTCGCAGGACTTGGCGTTGCCGAAGCGTTGCGGCGCAAGAGCGCGTCGGTCGAAATCACGGTCATCACCGGCGAGAGCCACCATTTCTACAATCGCATGGCGATCGGCCGCGTGATTTACGGCCGCTCGGCCATGGATGGCCTGCATCTGCTGCCCGATGCGTGGTACAAGGACAACCGCGTCGATGTCTGGCGCAACACGATCGCCACTGCAGTGGATCGCGAGGCGCGTCAATTGCATCTCGGCACCGGCGAAACCCTGCCCTATGACCGGCTGGTGTTGGCGACCGGCGCCCATGCCGCAAGCCCGGGGCCGGAATACAGCCGCTACACCAACGCTTTCGTGTTGCGCGCGGCGAGTGACGCGGAAGCGGTGCGGGCCTTCGCGCAGGCCCGGCGCGCGCGCCGCGCAGTCGTGATCGGCGGCGGCGTGCTGGGGGTCGAAGCGGCGGATGCGTTGCATCATCTCGGGCTCGATGTGGTGCTGCTGCAGCGTTCCGGCCGGCTGATGGACCGTCAGCTCGATTCCACCGGCGCGGTGCGGCTCACGCAATATCTCAACAACATCGGCATCGAGGTCGTGCACAATGCGGTCGTTGCGTCGTTCAGCGGCGAGACCGAGCTTGAACAGATCGCTCTCAGCGACGGCACGATCATTACCGGCGACTTGTTCATTGCGTGCGTCGGCATCGTGCCGAATATCGAGCTCGCCAAATCCTGCGGCCTCGCGACCGGTCGCGGCATTGTCGTCGATGCGCATATGGCGACCGCAGATCCTGCGATCTTCGCCGTCGGCGACGTTGCCGAATTGCCTGGTGCGCCGGGCGGCCTCTGGCCGGTCGGTGCGGCGCAGGCGACGGCGGTCGTCTCAACCATGCTGGGGGCGCCGCAAGCCTATGAAGTGCCGCGCCTGTTGGTGCAGCTCAAATGCGACGGCATCGATCTGCGCTCCTACGGCATGCTGGAAGCGCAGGCCGGCGACGAAGTCATCAGTGCGCCGCCTGCCGAGACGGCATGGTGGTCGTTCATCTTGCGCGATCGTGAAGTGACCGGCGCGGTCTTCGTCGGACCGCCGGGATCAGGCCGTGTGTTTACGCGCGCGCTGCAAGCGCGCTGCGACCTCACTCCCGTCCTGCCTGATCTGCGCGAGGGACGCTTGGAGGCGCTGGCACGCGTGCTATAA